The proteins below come from a single Triticum aestivum cultivar Chinese Spring chromosome 5D, IWGSC CS RefSeq v2.1, whole genome shotgun sequence genomic window:
- the LOC123123538 gene encoding nucleobase-ascorbate transporter 6, with the protein MAAPPPKQEELQPHAVRDQLPAVSYCLTSPPPWPEAILLGFQHYLVMLGTTVIIPTALVPQMGGGNEEKARVVQTLLFVAGINTLLQSFLGTRLPAVIGGSYTFVAPTISIVLAARYSGVADPHEKFLRTMRGTQGALIVASTLQIIMGFSGLWRVVVRLLSPLSAAPLVALVGFGLYELGFPSVAKCIEIGLPEIILLVALSQYIPHLVPLLGTAFERFAVIMSVAIVWLYAFFLTVGGAYKNAAPKTQFHCRTDRSGLVGGAPWITVPYPFQWGAPTFDAGECFAMMAAAFVALVESTGAFIAVSRYASATPCPPSVMSRGIGWQGVGILLAGLFGTANGCSVSVENAGLLGLTRVGSRRVVQISAGFMLFFSILGKFGAVFASIPGPIIAAIYCLLFAYVGMAGVGFLQFCNLNSFRTKFILGFSLFMGISVPQYFNEYTSVAGFGPVHTHARWFNDMINVVFSSKAFVGGATALLLDSTLHRHDSTARKDRGHHFWDRFRSFKTDPRSEEFYSLPFNLNKFFPSF; encoded by the exons atggccgcgccgccgccgaagcAGGAGGAGCTGCAGCCGCACGCCGTCCGGGACCAGCTGCCGGCCGTCTCCTACTGCCTCACCAGCCCGCCGCCATGGC CGGAGGCCATCCTGCTGGGCTTCCAGCACTACCTCGTCATGCTGGGCACCACCGTCATCATCCCCACCGCGCTCGTCCCGCAGATGGGCGGCGGCAACGAGGAGAAGGCGCGGGTGGTGCAGACGCTGCTCTTCGTCGCCGGGATCAACACGCTGCTGCAGAGCTTCCTCGGCACGCGCCTCCCCGCCGTCATCGGGGGCTCCTACACCTTCGTCGCCCCCACCATCTCCATCGTCCTCGCCGCGCGCTACAGCGGCGTCGCCGACCCGCACGAGAAGTTCCTCCGCACCATGCGGGGCACGCAGGGCGCGCTCATCGTCGCATCCACGCTCCAGATCATCATGGGATTCAGCGGCCTCTGGCGCGTTGTCGTCAG GCTGCTGAGCCCGCTGTCGGCGGCGCCGCTCGTCGCGCTCGTCGGATTCGGGCTCTACGAGCTTGGATTCCCAAGT GTTGCCAAATGCATCGAGATCGGTCTTCCAGAGATCATACTGCTGGTGGCTCTTTCCCAG TACATACCTCATCTGGTGCCTTTGCTGGGGACTGCATTCGAGCGGTTCGCCGTCATAATGTCGGTGGCCATCGTGTGGCTGTACGCGTTCTTCCTCACCGTTGGCGGGGCGTACAAGAATGCTGCTCCGAAAACCCAATTCCACTGCCGCACTGATCGATCTGGCCTTGTTGGGGGTGCTCCCTG GATAACTGTACCATACCCATTCCAGTGGGGAGCACCGACTTTTGATGCTGGTGAATGCTTTGCCATGATGGCAGCTGCTTTTGTTGCTCTTGTGGAG TCTACTGGTGCTTTCATTGCGGTTTCACGGTACGCCAGTGCAACACCATGCCCTCCTTCTGTGATGAGTCGTGGCATCGGTTGGCAG GGGGTTGGCATTTTGCTGGCCGGCTTATTTGGAACGGCTAATGGGTGCTCTGTATCTGT GGAAAATGCTGGGCTGCTAGGTTTGACACGTGTTGGTAGCCGGCGTGTAGTGCAGATTTCTGCTGGGTTTATGCTATTCTTCTCTATTCTCG GGAAATTTGGAGCTGTTTTCGCATCAATTCCGGGCCCAATAATCGCAGCTATATACTGTCTTCTCTTTGCATATGTTG GTATGGCAGGGGTTGGGTTCCTTCAGTTTTGCAACCTCAACAGCTTCCGAACAAAATTCATCCTGGGATTCTCCTTGTTCATGGGCATATCAGTTCCACAGTATTTCAATGAGTACACCTCCGTCGCAGGCTTTGGCCCGGTACACACGCACGCAAGATGG TTCAATGACATGATCAACGTGGTCTTCTCGTCGAAAGCGTTCGTCGGAGGCGCCACCGCCCTTCTCCTGGACAGCACCCTGCACAGGCACGACAGCACCGCCAGGAAGGACCGGGGCCACCATTTCTGGGACAGGTTCAGGTCTTTCAAGACAGACCCGCGAAGCGAGGAGTTCTACTCCCTGCCCTTCAACCTCAACAAGTTCTTCCCCTCCTTCTGA